A stretch of the Fusobacterium sp. genome encodes the following:
- a CDS encoding amidohydrolase, with the protein MNLQNIFFDGIENSEQWLIETRRELHQHPELDFDLSETTGIICRHLDEIGIPYRTGIGKSGIVADLIGKNSNITIALRADIDALPILENTECEYSSKNTGKMHACGHDAHASILLGTAKILTAKKKDLPCNVRFIFQPAEETTGGAIPMIKDGVLEGVNCIFGLHVDPSTEAGKIAVKYGAMNASATDVNIKITGKSCHGAYPSGGVDAVVTAAYVITALQTIVSRNIDSRDSLVLTFGTMQSGTKENIIAQEAFCCGTMRSLSNSVRDKAKKRINSIVEMVSAAYEAKGEVFYRDSYNTLINYKEYVELVKINGENILGIDKVKIKELPDMGVEDFAYFLEKIPGTFFNLGVGNREKGITSPLHNDKFNIDESSLIIGVKMQISNILSAYEKFFDK; encoded by the coding sequence ATGAATTTACAAAATATTTTTTTTGATGGTATAGAAAATTCTGAACAATGGTTAATAGAAACCAGAAGAGAACTCCATCAGCATCCTGAACTTGATTTTGACTTATCTGAAACTACTGGTATAATATGCAGACATCTTGATGAAATAGGAATTCCATATAGGACAGGTATTGGAAAAAGTGGTATAGTTGCTGATCTTATAGGTAAAAACAGTAATATCACAATAGCATTAAGAGCTGATATTGATGCTCTCCCTATTCTTGAAAATACAGAATGTGAATATTCATCAAAAAATACAGGTAAAATGCACGCCTGCGGTCATGATGCTCATGCTTCTATTCTTTTAGGTACTGCTAAAATTTTAACAGCTAAAAAGAAAGATCTTCCATGTAATGTAAGGTTTATATTTCAGCCTGCTGAAGAAACTACTGGTGGAGCTATTCCAATGATAAAAGATGGTGTACTTGAAGGAGTAAATTGTATATTTGGTTTACATGTAGATCCTTCTACAGAAGCAGGAAAAATAGCTGTTAAGTATGGAGCAATGAATGCTTCAGCTACAGATGTAAATATAAAAATCACAGGAAAAAGTTGTCATGGAGCTTATCCTAGTGGTGGTGTTGATGCAGTTGTAACTGCTGCATATGTCATTACTGCACTACAAACTATTGTCAGCAGAAATATTGATTCAAGAGATTCTCTTGTACTGACTTTTGGAACTATGCAAAGTGGTACAAAAGAAAATATAATTGCTCAAGAAGCTTTTTGTTGTGGTACTATGAGAAGCTTATCAAATTCTGTCAGAGACAAAGCTAAAAAAAGGATTAACTCCATAGTTGAAATGGTAAGTGCTGCTTATGAGGCTAAAGGTGAAGTTTTTTATCGTGACAGTTATAATACTCTTATAAATTATAAGGAATATGTTGAATTAGTTAAAATTAATGGAGAAAATATTTTAGGAATAGATAAAGTAAAAATAAAAGAACTTCCTGATATGGGTGTAGAAGATTTTGCTTATTTTCTTGAAAAAATACCAGGAACTTTTTTCAATTTAGGAGTTGGAAATCGAGAAAAAGGAATAACCTCTCCTTTGCATAATGACAAATTTAATATTGATGAATCTTCTCTCATTATTGGTGTAAAAATGCAGATATCTAATATACTTTCTGCTTATGAAAAATTTTTTGATAAATAA